Proteins from a genomic interval of Pseudodesulfovibrio nedwellii:
- the amrS gene encoding AmmeMemoRadiSam system radical SAM enzyme, with translation MIEARLWESIGRDTISCRLCNHYCPIKPGKRGRCGVRENRNGTLYSLNYDKIAVQNLDPVEKKPLYHFQPGTRTYSIATMGCNLRCSFCQNWSLSQPPHENGIIEGHAVTPQQLVDDAIRRGAASISYTYSEPTIFFELMQDTATLAKERGLKNIMVSNGFMSTECLDELAPIVDAINVDLKCFTEDFYKEISGARLKPVLNNLIKIKQELKWWLEVTTLLIPGHNDSPAELNQLTEFIAKELGTDTPWHISRFHPDYKMTNSGVTPGDALETAYDIGKSKGLKYVYIGNMPGLDRQTTFCPGCNAQLIDRSGFSLQRSGIKDGQCTKCGETIHGINIG, from the coding sequence ATGATTGAAGCGAGACTTTGGGAATCAATTGGACGCGACACGATTTCCTGCCGATTATGCAACCACTACTGTCCGATCAAGCCCGGTAAGCGGGGACGATGCGGTGTGCGTGAAAACCGTAACGGCACACTCTATTCGCTAAATTACGACAAAATAGCCGTTCAAAACCTTGATCCCGTAGAAAAAAAGCCACTCTATCATTTCCAACCGGGGACACGCACATATTCAATAGCCACCATGGGCTGCAATCTACGCTGTTCATTCTGCCAGAATTGGTCGTTGTCTCAACCGCCACACGAAAACGGTATCATTGAAGGTCATGCAGTGACACCGCAACAATTGGTGGACGATGCCATCAGACGGGGGGCAGCATCCATTTCCTATACATACTCCGAGCCAACCATCTTTTTCGAATTGATGCAGGATACAGCCACTCTCGCCAAAGAGCGTGGCCTAAAAAATATTATGGTGTCCAATGGATTCATGAGCACGGAATGTCTCGATGAACTGGCACCTATTGTTGACGCCATCAACGTGGACTTGAAATGCTTCACCGAAGATTTTTACAAAGAAATATCTGGCGCACGCCTGAAACCTGTGCTGAACAACCTCATAAAAATCAAACAGGAACTCAAGTGGTGGCTCGAAGTCACGACCTTGCTCATCCCCGGCCACAATGATTCTCCGGCTGAATTGAACCAACTGACAGAATTTATTGCCAAGGAACTCGGCACAGATACGCCATGGCACATCTCCCGCTTCCACCCGGACTACAAAATGACCAATTCAGGAGTTACTCCCGGAGACGCTCTGGAAACCGCATATGATATCGGCAAGTCAAAAGGGCTTAAATACGTATACATCGGCAACATGCCGGGACTTGATAGGCAAACGACCTTCTGCCCCGGCTGTAACGCCCAACTCATCGACCGTTCCGGATTTTCCCTGCAACGCTCAGGAATCAAGGACGGCCAGTGTACAAAATGCGGCGAAACCATCCATGGCATAAATATTGGATAG
- a CDS encoding rhodanese-related (seleno)protein: MLMTMTLVLGVVCAVGIVPSARADDSAPRMEVEQLVEMIDSDELVIVDVRRGRDWDESEFMIKNAVRKPHDDTSWMADMPKDKTIVLYCAUYNEYTSARAAQALIKAGYKNVYALKGGWAAWEKKEYPTQLK; encoded by the coding sequence ATGTTGATGACAATGACTTTAGTGTTGGGAGTTGTGTGTGCGGTTGGAATTGTGCCGAGCGCAAGAGCTGATGACAGTGCCCCCCGTATGGAAGTGGAGCAACTGGTAGAAATGATTGACTCCGATGAATTGGTGATCGTTGATGTCCGTCGTGGTCGGGACTGGGACGAAAGTGAGTTCATGATTAAGAATGCTGTCCGTAAACCGCATGATGATACTTCATGGATGGCAGATATGCCTAAAGATAAGACGATTGTCCTTTATTGCGCCTGATACAATGAATACACCAGCGCCCGGGCGGCGCAGGCATTGATCAAGGCTGGCTATAAGAACGTCTATGCTCTTAAAGGTGGATGGGCTGCGTGGGAAAAAAAAGAATATCCGACACAATTGAAATGA
- the purM gene encoding phosphoribosylformylglycinamidine cyclo-ligase: MSDSAKRSQAYTAAGVNIEAGNEFVGRIKDMVKSTFTPGVATDIGGFGGLFKPEISGMEAPMLVAGADGVGTKLKLAFMFDKHDTVGIDLVAMSVNDVLVQGANPLFFLDYFATGKLESGVAAQVVSGVCEGCRQSACALLGGETAEMPGFYPDGEYDLSGFAVGMVDTPKMVTGKDVKAGDVLIGLGSTGAHSNGWSLIRKILGESGLKQDDTFPGTDKTVAEVLIEPTKIYVKAVLEVMEALTIKGMVHVTGGGFYDNIPRVLPDDVTAAIEFGSWDMLPIFDWLKNQGGLSWPEMLQIFNCGIGYILILAADSADKAMEILDARDDVEAYRIGEIVEREGSGEQVEITFP, translated from the coding sequence ATGAGCGATAGCGCCAAACGTTCCCAGGCATACACCGCAGCCGGTGTGAACATCGAGGCAGGCAATGAATTTGTCGGTCGCATTAAAGATATGGTGAAATCCACCTTCACGCCCGGCGTGGCAACGGACATCGGCGGCTTCGGCGGTCTGTTCAAGCCAGAAATTTCCGGCATGGAAGCTCCCATGCTTGTGGCCGGGGCTGACGGCGTGGGCACCAAGCTCAAGCTTGCTTTCATGTTTGATAAGCATGACACCGTGGGTATTGATCTGGTTGCCATGTCGGTTAACGATGTGCTTGTCCAAGGGGCGAACCCGCTGTTTTTCCTTGACTATTTTGCCACAGGCAAACTGGAATCTGGTGTTGCCGCACAGGTCGTTTCTGGCGTGTGTGAAGGATGTCGCCAGTCAGCGTGCGCACTTCTTGGCGGTGAAACCGCTGAAATGCCCGGTTTCTATCCTGACGGCGAGTACGACCTGTCCGGTTTTGCTGTTGGCATGGTGGATACGCCCAAGATGGTGACCGGCAAGGACGTCAAGGCCGGTGATGTGCTCATCGGGCTCGGTTCTACGGGCGCCCACTCCAATGGTTGGTCTTTGATTCGAAAGATTCTTGGCGAATCCGGTCTCAAACAGGACGACACATTCCCCGGAACGGACAAGACCGTGGCCGAAGTGCTCATTGAGCCGACGAAAATTTACGTCAAGGCTGTCCTTGAAGTCATGGAGGCCTTGACCATCAAGGGAATGGTTCATGTCACGGGTGGCGGATTCTACGATAATATTCCCCGTGTTCTGCCTGATGATGTCACGGCAGCCATAGAATTTGGTTCCTGGGACATGCTGCCGATTTTTGATTGGCTTAAGAATCAGGGCGGACTCTCCTGGCCGGAAATGTTGCAGATATTCAACTGCGGTATCGGGTATATTCTCATCCTTGCAGCAGACAGTGCAGATAAGGCCATGGAGATACTTGACGCTCGCGATGATGTTGAAGCCTATCGCATTGGCGAAATTGTTGAGCGCGAAGGCTCCGGTGAGCAAGTCGAGATTACTTTTCCCTAG
- a CDS encoding VCBS domain-containing protein, with protein sequence MPDSNDAVLKVVIPDAGQTRTYTLSSGVPVQFDFNTDNAIFASRNGNLEITIEGDGTVILVGYKTLVDSGSLPIFKAMGGEEVAGDVYLFAFKNRDANAEDEMETAASKYFDDPGDLAEGVDNLSQSGIIGTQTDSFATIHPQTTIADFSNQPAMGMSNVPTDPTSIVINNGDTASGDVHEDGVIIANGTLSLFDKGGDGAWSDTVNNETTNNLGSLHLNTATGEWTYMVANADIQHLGTKTRIEKFKVYTEDGQDEQVISVAIHGSNDAPTVTVGGAGNANFIEDGYALDGVTTVGTDPVSILGGKSLVFDDVDDLPEVMTVTIQNIDFVSGDTFDVNDVNTNLFTVNVDNTTGTAIISTTHAADYEFSDLQDAVDAVTFSVAGDKVIDGNRSISITIADDERPNNALNVELVNIDIEGTNDLPNAIDYSNNEIIISSTIVDNVLNAFSEFANMSTHEVNNIKLTAISRIPSWTHAPEMDGTAYFTHNQGSYTNGKPYDYIGVGYDGDVAHGDAFSYQDWTPIEGFDQQDGILIEFTDYGKETATISINGSYISGHVELRINGTDCGTITHSSRNLVFNASDYNVESINSIELICCSPYYEDFVTYVPYFNVEGIKVDALQPVLSASSVNGDVLTNDFDIDDDVLNVTLVNGTAIDQTDGVDTNILGTYGNLHIDADGEYSYVMHNGWENLTSSVTESFQYTISDGNGGTDVATLEFPIHVEANKITEMDTNSANAMTGTDGEDLIYIADTASIVTLGEGSDTVIVNDDYINGTTQDVTITDFNTDDTMVLNDLIDQTVTFAEADNGNDLMISISDADGAEINEVVITLDNVTLNGATPIDIADHSIDISSNHESLDSLIQMIIESPEHNN encoded by the coding sequence ATGCCTGATTCCAATGATGCGGTATTAAAGGTTGTGATCCCAGATGCTGGTCAGACCCGGACGTACACGCTCTCTTCAGGTGTTCCTGTTCAATTTGACTTCAACACCGACAACGCGATCTTTGCCAGTAGAAACGGCAATCTTGAAATAACCATAGAAGGCGACGGAACCGTTATCCTCGTAGGGTACAAGACTCTGGTCGATTCCGGGAGCCTGCCCATTTTCAAAGCCATGGGCGGCGAAGAAGTGGCTGGCGACGTCTATCTCTTCGCTTTTAAAAATAGAGACGCAAACGCGGAAGACGAAATGGAAACCGCTGCGAGTAAGTATTTCGACGACCCCGGCGATTTAGCAGAAGGCGTTGATAATCTGAGCCAATCAGGAATTATAGGCACCCAAACTGACTCTTTTGCAACCATACACCCCCAAACAACAATAGCAGATTTTTCCAACCAACCCGCTATGGGCATGAGCAATGTGCCCACGGATCCAACCTCCATCGTGATCAATAACGGCGATACCGCCTCGGGTGACGTGCATGAGGATGGTGTGATCATAGCTAACGGCACCCTGTCTCTATTCGACAAAGGCGGAGACGGCGCATGGTCCGACACGGTTAACAATGAAACTACGAACAATCTTGGTTCCCTGCATCTGAATACAGCTACCGGTGAATGGACTTACATGGTTGCCAATGCCGATATCCAGCACCTAGGCACCAAAACCCGAATCGAAAAGTTCAAGGTCTATACGGAGGACGGCCAAGACGAGCAGGTCATTTCTGTTGCTATCCACGGGAGCAATGATGCCCCGACCGTCACGGTTGGAGGGGCTGGTAATGCCAACTTCATCGAAGACGGTTACGCTCTTGATGGTGTGACCACCGTCGGAACGGATCCGGTTTCCATTCTCGGTGGCAAGTCGCTCGTTTTTGATGATGTGGATGATTTACCCGAAGTCATGACTGTGACCATTCAAAACATCGATTTCGTCTCTGGCGATACATTCGATGTGAATGATGTGAATACAAACCTGTTTACCGTTAACGTAGATAACACCACCGGAACAGCCATCATCAGCACCACGCATGCCGCGGACTATGAATTCAGCGATCTGCAGGACGCAGTAGACGCTGTCACCTTTTCGGTGGCAGGTGATAAGGTCATTGATGGAAACCGTTCCATCAGCATCACCATTGCAGATGACGAGAGACCAAACAACGCCCTCAATGTTGAATTAGTCAATATCGACATCGAAGGCACCAATGATCTGCCCAACGCCATCGACTACAGCAACAACGAAATCATTATCTCCTCCACAATAGTAGATAACGTGCTTAATGCCTTCAGCGAATTTGCAAACATGTCGACACATGAAGTCAACAACATCAAACTCACCGCCATAAGCCGCATACCAAGTTGGACACACGCACCTGAAATGGATGGAACTGCATATTTTACTCATAATCAAGGCTCCTATACTAACGGGAAACCATATGACTATATTGGCGTGGGGTATGATGGTGATGTGGCACATGGTGATGCCTTTTCATATCAGGATTGGACCCCAATAGAGGGTTTTGACCAACAAGACGGGATTCTTATCGAATTCACGGATTATGGCAAAGAGACTGCCACTATCAGTATAAACGGATCGTATATTTCGGGTCATGTTGAACTGCGTATCAATGGCACTGACTGTGGAACCATTACCCATTCGAGCAGAAACCTCGTTTTTAATGCGTCTGATTACAATGTTGAATCAATCAATTCTATTGAACTCATATGTTGCAGTCCATATTATGAAGACTTTGTTACATATGTACCTTACTTCAATGTAGAGGGCATAAAAGTTGATGCCCTACAACCGGTCCTAAGTGCTTCGAGCGTCAACGGCGATGTTCTAACTAACGACTTCGACATCGACGATGACGTTCTGAACGTGACCCTTGTAAACGGAACTGCGATTGACCAAACTGACGGCGTTGACACCAACATCCTCGGCACTTACGGCAACCTGCACATCGACGCAGACGGCGAGTATTCCTACGTCATGCACAATGGATGGGAAAACCTCACCTCCAGTGTAACCGAAAGCTTTCAATACACCATATCCGACGGCAACGGTGGTACCGATGTGGCAACTTTGGAATTCCCTATCCATGTAGAAGCCAATAAGATCACCGAGATGGATACAAACTCCGCCAACGCAATGACCGGTACCGACGGTGAGGACCTTATCTATATAGCGGATACCGCCTCCATAGTAACCTTGGGTGAAGGGTCTGACACCGTCATCGTGAATGATGATTACATCAACGGCACCACGCAGGATGTCACCATCACCGATTTCAACACCGACGACACCATGGTTCTGAATGACCTCATTGACCAGACCGTGACCTTTGCGGAAGCCGACAATGGCAATGATCTGATGATCAGCATCTCTGATGCGGATGGTGCTGAAATCAACGAAGTGGTCATCACTTTGGATAATGTCACTTTGAATGGCGCGACTCCGATAGATATAGCAGATCACTCCATAGATATCAGTAGCAACCATGAATCTCTGGATTCCCTAATCCAGATGATTATCGAATCCCCGGAACACAATAACTAA